In Lentibacillus amyloliquefaciens, one DNA window encodes the following:
- a CDS encoding NUDIX hydrolase: MDLQSIMTKIKYHTPSVLGHEQFMKSAVLLPLIQKDNELHVLFEVRAESMRRQPGEICFPGGRIDPQDRDVCSAAIRETTEELGIGSEAISNVYPLDYMVTPFGMIVYPHTGLITLQGQLQPNPSEVGELFSVPLSFFLENEPDIHHVHLQVQPDASFPVELIPGGENYNWRTSHINEYFYIYGDRVIWGLTARILSHFIDMIR; this comes from the coding sequence ATGGATCTGCAATCAATCATGACTAAAATCAAATACCACACACCATCTGTCCTGGGGCATGAGCAATTCATGAAATCAGCTGTACTTTTGCCATTAATACAGAAGGACAATGAACTGCATGTGCTGTTTGAAGTGCGTGCGGAGAGCATGAGGCGGCAACCGGGAGAAATATGCTTTCCGGGAGGCCGGATTGACCCGCAGGACAGAGACGTGTGTTCTGCGGCGATTCGGGAAACGACAGAGGAGCTCGGTATCGGTTCAGAAGCGATTTCGAATGTCTACCCATTGGACTATATGGTAACGCCTTTTGGCATGATCGTTTACCCGCATACGGGCCTGATCACCCTTCAGGGGCAGCTTCAACCGAACCCATCCGAAGTCGGTGAGCTGTTTTCGGTGCCGTTGTCATTTTTCCTTGAAAATGAACCGGACATACACCATGTTCATCTGCAGGTACAGCCTGATGCTTCCTTTCCGGTTGAATTGATCCCGGGTGGTGAGAATTATAACTGGCGCACGAGTCATATTAATGAGTATTTTTACATTTACGGGGATAGAGTCATTTGGGGATTGACAGCGCGCATTCTTTCTCATTTTATTGATATGATCCGTTAA
- a CDS encoding lysine N(6)-hydroxylase/L-ornithine N(5)-oxygenase family protein, with amino-acid sequence MPGKLYDIIGVGIGPYNLGLAALLDNTPEIEGLFFDKTPKFEWHPGMLIERMNLTTPFLGDLVTFADPTSRFTYINYLHEHNRLYQFYFYNKFQIPRQEYNHYLQWVANQLEQLHFGYEVIDVIDHENTAEPHYEVVVKDTASEKQLSYFAKNIAMATGSEPFVLDSMTGHHNEDVLHTNRYMYEKENLVESPHITVIGSGQSAIEVFLYLLKEQENNVFQLTLFTRSSGLFQLEKAKFGQEYFSPDFVSYFHSLGFKQRLDTLDTLGTLRKGINPQTLMELYETLYHKTIGQKPQPVIIQPNTEVKNISRQNDTYILRCHQWQKENSFDYETNKVILATGYKPHIPAWFYDRFKDKIVWEDEDHYKVTRDYQLVFHDQRDHRFFTMTNLEHSHGTAATNLGLAIQKNIKIVNLLAGRDVYPDRHDTIFQQFTMDNNR; translated from the coding sequence ATGCCCGGCAAATTGTACGATATTATCGGGGTTGGTATAGGACCTTATAATCTTGGATTAGCAGCACTTTTGGACAATACACCAGAAATTGAAGGGCTGTTTTTTGATAAGACACCAAAATTTGAGTGGCATCCCGGGATGTTAATTGAACGGATGAATTTAACAACCCCCTTTTTAGGAGACCTTGTCACATTCGCCGATCCAACAAGCCGGTTTACTTACATCAATTATCTGCATGAACATAATCGTCTGTACCAGTTCTACTTTTATAACAAGTTTCAAATTCCGCGTCAGGAGTATAACCACTACTTGCAATGGGTTGCAAATCAATTGGAACAGCTCCACTTCGGTTATGAGGTCATCGATGTCATTGACCATGAAAACACTGCCGAGCCTCACTATGAGGTGGTCGTGAAAGATACCGCCAGTGAAAAGCAACTTTCATATTTCGCCAAAAATATAGCCATGGCAACGGGCAGTGAACCCTTCGTTCTGGACAGCATGACAGGACATCATAATGAAGATGTGTTACATACGAATCGGTACATGTATGAAAAAGAAAACTTAGTGGAATCCCCGCATATCACAGTGATAGGGTCCGGCCAGAGTGCCATAGAGGTCTTTCTGTATCTGTTAAAAGAACAGGAAAATAACGTATTTCAACTCACGTTATTCACCCGCTCCAGTGGCCTATTTCAATTGGAGAAAGCTAAATTTGGCCAGGAATATTTCTCTCCTGATTTTGTGTCGTATTTTCATTCGCTTGGCTTTAAGCAGCGACTCGACACATTAGACACATTAGGAACGCTCAGAAAGGGGATTAATCCACAGACATTAATGGAATTATACGAAACGCTTTACCATAAAACGATCGGCCAAAAGCCGCAACCCGTGATCATTCAGCCAAATACTGAGGTTAAAAATATAAGCAGACAAAATGACACGTATATATTGCGCTGTCATCAGTGGCAAAAGGAAAATTCCTTTGATTATGAAACAAATAAAGTTATTTTGGCAACCGGCTATAAGCCACATATTCCAGCATGGTTCTATGACCGTTTCAAGGATAAAATCGTGTGGGAAGATGAGGACCATTATAAAGTGACAAGAGATTACCAGCTCGTCTTCCATGATCAGCGGGATCACCGCTTTTTTACCATGACGAATTTGGAGCACTCTCATGGAACCGCAGCCACCAACTTGGGCTTGGCTATTCAAAAGAACATAAAAATCGTCAATTTGCTTGCCGGTCGCGACGTTTATCCAGACAGACATGACACCATCTTTCAGCAATTTACAATGGATAACAACCGTTAA
- a CDS encoding TetR/AcrR family transcriptional regulator: protein MMPKQTFFNLPHEKKQTLIRSAEAEFSRVPLYQASISNIVKEAGIPRGSFYQYFQDKEDAFFFLLDDLSRKRQEVFTNLLKKYDGDLFAALEEFFQIVITEVENLDFMRNTFLNMTYRIEDSFLKMFSGRQNEEQFREVSSLIDKRKLNLANDEELHHVMKILKSVVVHNFAAKFARNLTDEEAINNFTVEMKLLKKGLYYTTEM from the coding sequence ATGATGCCGAAACAGACATTTTTTAATCTGCCGCATGAAAAGAAGCAAACGCTGATCCGATCGGCTGAAGCAGAGTTTTCACGGGTGCCGCTATATCAAGCCTCCATTTCAAACATTGTAAAAGAGGCGGGCATACCGCGCGGCAGCTTTTATCAATATTTTCAAGATAAAGAGGATGCTTTCTTTTTCCTGCTGGATGATCTGTCGCGTAAAAGGCAGGAAGTTTTTACAAATCTTTTAAAAAAATATGACGGTGATTTATTTGCTGCACTGGAAGAATTTTTTCAAATAGTTATTACTGAAGTGGAGAACTTGGATTTTATGCGCAATACATTTCTAAACATGACTTATAGAATTGAAGATTCATTTTTAAAAATGTTCAGCGGCCGCCAAAACGAAGAGCAGTTCAGGGAAGTCAGCTCACTGATTGATAAACGGAAGCTGAATCTGGCGAATGATGAAGAGTTGCACCATGTGATGAAGATCCTGAAATCGGTCGTTGTCCATAACTTTGCTGCGAAATTCGCCCGGAATTTAACGGACGAGGAGGCAATCAATAACTTTACAGTTGAAATGAAGCTGTTAAAAAAAGGCCTATATTACACGACAGAAATGTAA
- a CDS encoding monooxygenase produces the protein MAYILQMDFKLDGPFGDEMAEAFSDLAKSINEEEGFIWKIWTENREAKEAGGIYMFDSKESAEKYQTKHTERLKGFGINSVNGKIFEVNDQLTQINNGPID, from the coding sequence ATGGCGTATATTTTGCAAATGGATTTCAAGTTGGATGGGCCATTCGGTGACGAGATGGCTGAAGCATTCTCCGATTTGGCAAAAAGCATTAATGAAGAAGAAGGATTTATATGGAAAATTTGGACGGAAAATCGGGAGGCAAAAGAAGCTGGAGGTATTTATATGTTTGACTCAAAAGAGTCAGCTGAAAAATATCAAACGAAACACACGGAAAGGTTAAAGGGATTTGGCATCAATTCCGTTAACGGGAAAATATTCGAAGTGAATGATCAATTAACACAGATTAATAACGGTCCGATTGACTAA
- a CDS encoding heavy metal translocating P-type ATPase, producing the protein MATDNKESDPLNFFQENAFYRRIRDHIELIAALISGFLILLTWSMESILSQPMWVILHLIAFAIGGYAKAKEGIMETIRTKKLNVEMLMIFAAVGSVAIGYWTEGAILIFIFALSGALETYSMNKSNRAISSLMEMQPEEAILLENDVEKTVPVSTLAIDDAILVRAGERIPADGAITKGTSAIDENAITGESMPLSKKNGNDVYAGTVALDGTLTVRITKKPTETVFQKIISMVQSAQKEKSPSQLFIDRFESTYVYGVLITVVIMLFLPYLLFDWALSESIYRALVLLVVASPCALVASITPATLSAISNAARKGVLFKGGIHVENLSHINAIAFDKTGTLTKGKPEVTDAYFADEADKTYVTAVVGAIENESTHPLAQALTTYSKQQHDDNPSIDVHDMKTLGGKGVTAIVDNQKWEIGNPDFVGRKEAEAFANVSAELAAEGKTIIFAKADDTIVAVFALKDTIRKSTKKAISKLKKARIHTVMITGDNERTAKAVADEAGIDHYIASCLPQEKVEHVKALREKYENIAMVGDGINDAPALASANVGVAMGEGTGVALETADMVLMKNNLERITNSINLSRRMNRIVKQNIVFSLSVIVVLILTNYLQMLDLPLGVIGHEGSTILVILNGLRMLK; encoded by the coding sequence ATGGCGACGGATAATAAGGAGTCTGACCCCCTCAATTTCTTTCAGGAGAATGCGTTTTACAGGAGGATCCGTGATCATATCGAATTAATCGCTGCACTCATCAGCGGTTTTCTTATCCTCCTGACATGGTCAATGGAAAGTATCCTTTCCCAGCCGATGTGGGTCATCCTTCATTTGATTGCATTTGCCATCGGCGGGTATGCAAAAGCCAAAGAGGGCATTATGGAAACAATCCGTACAAAGAAATTAAACGTGGAGATGTTAATGATTTTTGCCGCTGTCGGATCCGTTGCCATCGGTTATTGGACAGAGGGGGCGATCCTGATTTTCATCTTTGCATTGTCAGGCGCTCTGGAAACGTACTCCATGAATAAAAGCAACCGAGCCATTTCTTCTTTAATGGAAATGCAGCCCGAAGAAGCCATCCTGCTGGAGAATGACGTAGAAAAGACCGTACCTGTTTCAACGCTTGCAATTGATGATGCCATCCTTGTCCGGGCAGGTGAACGCATTCCGGCTGACGGCGCAATCACCAAAGGCACAAGCGCCATTGATGAAAATGCGATCACCGGTGAATCCATGCCATTAAGCAAGAAGAATGGAAATGATGTGTATGCCGGGACGGTTGCGCTGGACGGTACATTGACAGTCAGAATTACGAAAAAGCCGACCGAGACAGTCTTTCAAAAGATTATCAGCATGGTGCAGTCCGCACAGAAAGAAAAATCACCATCCCAGTTATTTATCGACCGGTTTGAATCAACCTATGTTTATGGTGTTTTAATTACAGTTGTCATTATGCTTTTCCTGCCCTATCTCCTTTTTGACTGGGCATTATCGGAAAGTATCTACCGGGCGCTGGTGCTCTTGGTCGTTGCATCACCTTGTGCCCTAGTGGCATCGATTACACCGGCTACGCTGTCGGCGATATCCAACGCTGCACGCAAAGGTGTTCTGTTCAAAGGCGGCATCCATGTGGAGAATCTGAGCCACATTAACGCAATTGCCTTCGATAAAACAGGAACCTTGACCAAAGGGAAGCCGGAAGTTACCGATGCTTATTTCGCTGATGAAGCGGACAAAACATACGTTACAGCAGTTGTGGGCGCGATTGAAAATGAATCCACACACCCGCTGGCGCAGGCACTTACAACATACAGCAAGCAACAGCATGACGACAATCCGTCCATTGACGTACATGATATGAAAACACTGGGTGGAAAAGGTGTAACAGCGATTGTCGATAACCAAAAGTGGGAAATCGGAAATCCGGACTTTGTCGGGAGAAAAGAGGCGGAAGCATTCGCAAATGTCTCCGCCGAACTGGCGGCAGAAGGCAAAACGATTATTTTTGCAAAAGCCGATGACACCATCGTCGCCGTATTTGCATTAAAAGACACCATCAGGAAATCGACGAAAAAAGCGATTAGTAAACTGAAAAAGGCACGTATCCACACTGTCATGATCACGGGCGATAATGAACGGACCGCTAAAGCCGTCGCTGATGAAGCCGGCATTGATCACTACATCGCCAGCTGCTTGCCCCAGGAAAAAGTAGAGCATGTCAAAGCATTGCGTGAGAAATACGAGAACATCGCCATGGTCGGCGACGGCATTAACGATGCGCCGGCACTGGCAAGCGCAAATGTTGGCGTTGCGATGGGTGAGGGAACCGGTGTTGCCCTCGAAACTGCTGATATGGTTCTCATGAAAAACAACCTGGAGCGCATCACCAACTCTATCAATCTATCAAGACGGATGAACCGAATCGTCAAACAAAATATCGTTTTTTCCTTAAGCGTGATTGTCGTACTTATTTTGACCAACTATCTGCAGATGCTCGACCTTCCGTTAGGCGTCATCGGTCATGAGGGAAGTACAATCCTGGTCATTTTAAATGGATTGCGGATGTTGAAATAA
- a CDS encoding dicarboxylate/amino acid:cation symporter, producing the protein MKALWRGYIEASLIKKISVALVLGVLIGLIFGEDAAVLAPFGDLLLRLLQFLIVPLILFTLIVGVNQTKLGDLGRMGGKVFIYYIISSAFAITVGITVASIFNPGTGMTLDTNESFEVPENPGVVSVLLNIVPDNIISAFSEPNLLGIIFTALAFGIAISALRSSEKNQELGETVYKVIDGLNEATLSIMKAIIQYVPIGIFAIIAEVVGNQGADTLVELGSMVGVFYIAIIVHLLIYVLFMLLFKINITSFFKHGRTPMITAFVTQSSSGTLPLTLNAASELNLPKSLYGFSLPLGATVNMDGAAIRIAVSAVFAANVIGDPLSFAEVLQVVLVGTLASIGTAGVPGAGIIMIATVFAQLNLPMEAVGLLTAIDVLVGMGATSLNVTGDLVGTNIISKTEKSQESEQTDIE; encoded by the coding sequence ATGAAAGCATTGTGGAGAGGCTATATAGAGGCATCATTGATTAAAAAGATCTCCGTCGCACTTGTCTTGGGTGTTCTGATTGGACTGATTTTCGGTGAAGATGCTGCCGTTCTTGCACCATTTGGTGATTTGCTGCTGCGCTTATTGCAATTTCTGATAGTGCCGCTGATTTTATTCACGCTGATTGTCGGGGTGAACCAAACAAAACTGGGCGACCTTGGACGCATGGGCGGAAAAGTATTTATCTACTACATAATATCCTCAGCGTTTGCCATTACCGTGGGGATTACTGTCGCAAGCATTTTCAACCCAGGGACCGGAATGACACTGGATACAAATGAATCGTTTGAAGTACCGGAGAACCCGGGTGTCGTCAGTGTGTTACTGAACATCGTCCCGGATAATATCATCTCCGCCTTCAGCGAACCGAACCTGCTGGGTATTATTTTCACGGCACTTGCATTCGGGATTGCGATTTCGGCACTCCGTTCATCCGAGAAAAATCAGGAACTGGGTGAAACCGTGTATAAGGTCATTGACGGACTGAATGAAGCCACCCTGAGCATCATGAAAGCTATCATTCAATACGTCCCCATCGGTATTTTTGCCATTATTGCAGAAGTAGTCGGAAATCAGGGCGCTGACACATTGGTCGAGCTGGGGAGCATGGTAGGTGTCTTTTATATCGCCATCATCGTTCACCTTTTGATTTATGTCTTGTTCATGTTGCTTTTCAAAATCAATATTACATCATTTTTCAAGCATGGGCGCACACCGATGATTACAGCATTTGTAACACAGAGCAGTTCCGGCACACTGCCGCTCACACTCAATGCTGCCAGTGAATTGAACCTGCCGAAAAGCCTGTATGGGTTCAGCCTGCCGCTTGGTGCAACGGTCAATATGGACGGCGCTGCAATCCGTATAGCCGTCTCAGCTGTCTTTGCCGCAAATGTGATTGGGGATCCGCTAAGCTTTGCAGAGGTCCTGCAAGTCGTCCTGGTTGGCACATTGGCATCAATCGGTACCGCAGGCGTTCCCGGGGCCGGCATCATCATGATCGCCACCGTGTTTGCCCAACTTAATCTGCCAATGGAAGCAGTCGGGCTATTGACTGCCATTGATGTATTGGTCGGCATGGGCGCTACATCCTTAAATGTCACCGGCGACCTTGTCGGAACGAACATTATCAGTAAGACAGAAAAGTCACAGGAAAGTGAACAAACGGATATCGAATGA
- a CDS encoding S66 family peptidase, whose amino-acid sequence MLVKPAKLNPGDKVATISPSWGGAGEPELRWRYEQGVERLCDVFGLEVIAMPNSLKGAKYLYEHPEARAEDLMAAFRDDSIKGIIANIGGSESIRLLSYIDFDVIKANPKIFMGYSDVTIPHLFCHKAGLSSFYGPAIMTDFAENVEMLPYTVDMVKRVLFSDDAIGEIKPAGEWTSERLEWDIKNKYIRRTMKTNQKYEVLQGSVTVQGRLIGGCMGVLEFAKGTVIWPDENYWEDSILFFETSEEKPPPESIKRWLRNYAAQGILHKTNGIIFGKPQDETYYNEYREAIETVMKEYQLEDLPILYNLNFGHTEPKMILPYGAMAEVDCNKGKFSILENGVV is encoded by the coding sequence ATGCTTGTCAAACCAGCTAAATTGAATCCCGGCGACAAAGTGGCAACAATCAGTCCGTCATGGGGCGGGGCCGGAGAGCCTGAGCTCAGATGGCGCTATGAGCAAGGTGTGGAGCGGCTGTGTGATGTGTTCGGTCTTGAAGTCATTGCGATGCCAAACAGTTTAAAAGGTGCCAAATATCTATATGAGCATCCGGAGGCTCGAGCAGAAGACCTGATGGCTGCATTCCGTGACGATAGCATTAAAGGTATTATCGCGAATATCGGCGGGAGTGAAAGCATCCGGTTACTGTCATATATTGATTTTGACGTGATAAAGGCGAACCCGAAGATTTTCATGGGCTATTCGGATGTGACAATTCCACATTTGTTCTGCCATAAAGCTGGGTTATCCTCGTTTTACGGACCGGCAATCATGACTGACTTTGCTGAGAACGTGGAAATGCTTCCGTATACGGTGGACATGGTCAAACGGGTATTATTTTCAGACGATGCTATCGGAGAAATCAAGCCTGCAGGGGAATGGACGAGTGAACGTCTGGAATGGGACATTAAGAACAAATACATCCGGCGCACGATGAAAACCAATCAGAAATATGAAGTTCTGCAAGGATCGGTAACCGTTCAGGGGCGTCTAATCGGCGGCTGTATGGGCGTGTTGGAATTCGCCAAAGGGACCGTTATCTGGCCTGATGAAAACTATTGGGAGGATAGCATTCTGTTCTTTGAAACGTCAGAAGAAAAGCCGCCGCCCGAGTCTATAAAACGCTGGCTGCGCAATTATGCCGCACAGGGGATTTTGCACAAAACGAACGGTATTATCTTCGGTAAACCTCAGGATGAAACGTATTATAATGAGTATAGAGAAGCAATAGAAACGGTGATGAAGGAATATCAGCTGGAGGACTTGCCGATACTGTATAATCTGAATTTCGGGCATACCGAGCCAAAGATGATATTGCCGTATGGTGCAATGGCTGAAGTGGATTGTAACAAAGGCAAGTTTTCGATATTGGAAAACGGTGTAGTATAA
- a CDS encoding hydroxymethylglutaryl-CoA lyase → MGRWPDFVQVKEVGPRDGLQNEKKRISTADKVQWINTLSESGVKEIEYSSFVHPKWVPALSDAHEVGKRINRNPDVRYSALVPNMKGLDLALEAGIDGASVFMSASETHNKKNINKSIDETYPVLEEVIKGAKEAGKHVTGYVSTVFDCPYEGRISPEQVLSVCDHLIESGVDDLSLGDTIGTAVPSQVDQLLLEILTRFPNEKIIMHFHDTRGMAIANIMRSMEHGLTRFDSAIGGLGGCPYAPGAAGNVATNDVLYLLNGLGIKTGMDEAKLQEAAMFIQSKLGKSLPSKSLAYAASQG, encoded by the coding sequence ATGGGGCGTTGGCCTGATTTTGTCCAGGTGAAGGAAGTCGGTCCGCGCGATGGGCTGCAGAATGAAAAGAAGCGGATTTCAACGGCAGATAAGGTTCAATGGATCAATACACTGTCCGAATCGGGAGTTAAGGAAATCGAGTATTCATCTTTTGTTCATCCCAAATGGGTTCCAGCCCTCTCGGATGCTCACGAAGTTGGAAAACGGATTAATCGGAATCCGGATGTCCGCTACTCGGCGCTCGTACCGAATATGAAAGGTTTGGATCTGGCACTCGAAGCTGGAATCGACGGCGCATCAGTATTCATGTCTGCAAGTGAGACGCACAACAAGAAAAATATTAATAAATCAATTGATGAAACGTATCCGGTACTGGAGGAAGTGATTAAGGGCGCAAAAGAAGCTGGAAAACATGTGACAGGTTATGTCTCGACGGTATTTGATTGCCCGTATGAAGGAAGAATTTCCCCGGAGCAGGTGCTAAGCGTTTGTGACCATCTGATTGAATCTGGGGTGGATGATCTTTCCCTTGGCGATACAATTGGTACGGCGGTTCCATCACAGGTGGATCAGCTGCTTTTAGAAATTTTAACGCGTTTTCCGAACGAAAAGATTATCATGCATTTTCATGATACGCGTGGTATGGCAATTGCCAATATTATGCGGTCGATGGAACACGGTCTCACCCGCTTTGACAGTGCAATCGGAGGGCTTGGCGGTTGTCCTTACGCGCCGGGGGCAGCCGGTAATGTGGCAACCAATGATGTGCTGTATCTTCTGAATGGTCTTGGCATTAAAACCGGTATGGACGAGGCGAAACTCCAGGAAGCAGCAATGTTTATTCAAAGCAAACTTGGAAAGTCATTGCCGAGCAAATCCCTGGCATACGCCGCCAGCCAAGGCTGA
- a CDS encoding vWA domain-containing protein, with protein sequence MLLLFLIVVISACASDEGKESSTEEEQDKVQSEENEDDEKDKNENTTERGQTAETSASGEGSLFADIPDPPADLEGLIDYPAGPFAGTAYEDQEVDIQEALDKLPKLTGEPSEEEINSYWAKLLSLFAEDFPDPENIVKKWRTLSFGSPESDDPKLQFKENYNVEVILDASGSMAAYAGEKTRMSIAKESITEFSSGLPEDANVGIRVYGFEGSSEDSDKELSCASNELVYDIQPYDKNGLDKAMEKFQPAGWTPLADAINLAMEDMQEFDGEHNTNIIYVVSDGIETCDGDPVAAAEELSGSDITPLVNVIGLDVDSEGQKQLKDIADASDGTYTLVKNQDQLMDEFERTQNMASEWRQWKADAVSDVRQISVERMQMIRDFRGEWADRWKRERQNFHEVFEYLQSNDDISRETKSVLYDLRDERIDMSTDYQDQIFDDLYELKEKQVDEARNEIEEQYSNSTED encoded by the coding sequence ATGTTATTGCTTTTTTTAATAGTGGTCATTTCGGCCTGCGCCTCTGATGAGGGAAAAGAATCATCAACAGAAGAAGAGCAAGATAAAGTGCAAAGCGAAGAAAATGAAGATGACGAAAAGGATAAGAATGAAAATACAACAGAGAGGGGTCAAACTGCGGAAACCTCTGCCAGCGGTGAAGGTTCTTTGTTTGCCGATATACCTGACCCTCCTGCTGATCTGGAGGGGCTGATCGACTACCCGGCAGGTCCGTTTGCCGGAACTGCATACGAAGACCAGGAGGTGGACATCCAAGAGGCATTGGATAAGTTACCCAAATTGACCGGGGAACCATCAGAGGAAGAAATCAATTCTTATTGGGCAAAATTGCTTTCCTTATTTGCTGAGGATTTTCCGGACCCTGAAAATATCGTTAAAAAGTGGCGAACACTTTCATTTGGCAGTCCTGAATCCGATGACCCCAAGCTGCAATTCAAAGAAAATTATAATGTGGAAGTCATTTTGGATGCCAGCGGCAGTATGGCAGCCTATGCCGGTGAAAAAACACGGATGTCTATCGCAAAGGAGTCAATCACTGAATTTTCCAGTGGGTTACCGGAAGATGCGAATGTCGGGATTCGTGTTTATGGGTTTGAAGGAAGCAGTGAAGATTCCGATAAAGAGCTGTCCTGCGCGAGTAACGAGCTGGTTTATGACATACAGCCCTATGACAAAAACGGTTTAGACAAAGCAATGGAAAAATTCCAACCGGCCGGCTGGACACCGCTTGCGGATGCTATCAACCTTGCGATGGAAGACATGCAGGAATTCGATGGTGAGCATAACACTAATATTATCTATGTTGTCAGTGATGGCATCGAAACTTGTGACGGAGACCCTGTGGCAGCAGCCGAGGAATTATCTGGATCTGACATCACACCGCTCGTTAACGTTATCGGGCTGGATGTTGACAGTGAAGGACAAAAACAACTGAAGGATATTGCAGATGCTTCAGATGGTACATATACCTTGGTCAAAAACCAGGACCAGCTAATGGATGAATTTGAGCGTACTCAAAATATGGCTTCAGAATGGAGACAATGGAAAGCGGATGCTGTCAGTGATGTGCGACAGATAAGCGTTGAGCGCATGCAAATGATTCGGGATTTCCGCGGAGAATGGGCTGACAGATGGAAACGTGAGAGACAAAATTTCCATGAAGTATTTGAATATCTACAGTCAAATGATGATATTTCCAGAGAAACTAAATCTGTTTTATATGATTTAAGAGATGAACGCATTGACATGTCCACTGATTATCAGGATCAAATCTTTGATGATTTGTATGAGCTTAAGGAAAAACAAGTCGATGAAGCAAGAAACGAAATTGAGGAACAATACAGCAACAGCACAGAAGACTGA
- a CDS encoding MarR family winged helix-turn-helix transcriptional regulator, translated as MNKNVKHSKKLSTLLWHRLTRVHKDNLKGTNELLNEWNLTNAQMDIISRLGEHRTLAQQELAEMLLVTKGNITQLLGKLEDRYLISRKKDWRTNYISLTKLGQKLYREITPQLENYQWEKSNQLTTEEKKQLLHLLRKLHN; from the coding sequence TTGAACAAAAATGTGAAACATTCCAAAAAATTAAGCACACTGTTATGGCATCGGCTAACGCGTGTCCATAAAGACAATCTTAAAGGAACCAATGAGCTATTAAATGAATGGAATTTAACGAATGCACAAATGGATATCATCAGCCGTCTGGGTGAGCATCGGACGTTGGCACAGCAGGAACTGGCGGAAATGCTGCTCGTGACAAAAGGGAATATCACGCAGCTTCTGGGCAAACTTGAGGACCGTTATCTGATCAGCCGTAAAAAAGATTGGCGGACAAACTACATTTCGCTGACGAAACTGGGTCAAAAACTTTACCGGGAAATAACGCCTCAATTGGAAAACTATCAATGGGAGAAATCTAACCAACTCACAACAGAAGAAAAGAAACAGCTGCTTCACTTATTAAGAAAGCTGCACAACTAA
- a CDS encoding helix-turn-helix domain-containing protein codes for MIEKTVFIRRKERFTINLETIGQKLKQARLKSKHTQQQIADRCGISKSLLSKIENGQTSSAVATLSKIAEALDVPLSWVLDGHPETDLVVLPKAERRLSADDENMGYSLELLASRSRFSRIEPTIVHVTPKDFNDRQEPYTHTQDEFIYIVEGAIELYYDGKRYYMEKGDTGHFKGVKPHLFMPVDNDGAKILTVFIDD; via the coding sequence ATGATAGAGAAGACTGTATTTATAAGGCGAAAGGAGCGATTTACCATAAATCTTGAAACGATTGGCCAAAAGCTGAAGCAAGCCCGTTTAAAAAGCAAACACACGCAGCAGCAGATAGCAGATCGATGCGGTATCTCCAAAAGCCTGTTGTCAAAAATTGAAAATGGCCAGACATCTTCTGCGGTGGCTACATTATCGAAAATTGCAGAAGCACTGGATGTGCCGCTCTCATGGGTGCTGGACGGCCATCCTGAAACAGATTTGGTCGTGCTTCCGAAAGCAGAGAGAAGGCTCAGTGCTGATGATGAGAATATGGGGTATTCACTTGAATTGCTTGCAAGCCGTTCCCGTTTTTCCCGAATTGAACCGACAATCGTCCATGTGACACCAAAAGATTTTAATGATAGACAGGAACCTTACACGCACACGCAGGACGAATTCATATATATTGTTGAAGGCGCGATTGAGCTTTATTATGATGGTAAAAGGTATTATATGGAAAAGGGCGATACCGGCCATTTTAAAGGTGTTAAACCGCATCTTTTCATGCCGGTCGACAACGATGGTGCCAAAATTTTGACGGTGTTCATTGATGACTAA